GACAATCTCGCTCAGTCTCATTTTTGCATGGGCTTCGCTAAGCCTTATAAGGGCCTCAAGCTGTCTTGCAGTGATTGGAATAGGCTTGATGCCTTCTTCATTACCTCCTCTCCCTATTGTCCTTCTCATCTTAACGTAGTACCGCTTGATTTCTTCCATTGCCTCTTTACTGAGCACTGGTTTGATGTTCTTTCTTGCATAGGCTATGTACTTTTTGAGAAGCTCATGCGGTATCTTTGGAGCAACTGCCTCTGCCTCGCCCTTCCTGACCTTAAGTATGTGCTCGGCTATCTCAGAGTCAAGTTTTTCATCGGGCTCATCGAGAAGAACAAATATGAGGTCAAACCTGCTTAGGAGTGTTGGGGGCAAATCCACCTGCTCCGGAAGGGATTTCATCCTGTTAAACCTCCCATATTTGGGATTGGCGGCAGCTATAACCGTAGTTCTTGCATTCAGTGTTGCCGTAATCCCAGCCTTTGATATGCTAACAGTTTGCTGCTCAAGGGCTTCGTGTATGGAACTCCTATCTCTATCACTCATCTTGTCTATCTCGTCAATGAGTGCAATCCCCATATCGGCTAAAACAAGAACTCCAGCCTCCAAAACCCAAGAGCCGGTTAGTTCATCGCGCACTGCGGCGGCTGTATTGTGGACTACGAATCCGTTGGCAATAAAGCTGTGAGAACCTTCAACGGTGATATCATAGACGTATTCGTAAAGACTTTTTATTCTCTTGCTCTCCCTGACTCTCTCAAAGAGCAACTCCGAGTTGGCAAGCTTTCTGAGGAACTCAATTTTCTCACGTATCTCAATTTCCTCTGCAGTCACGTCGCTTAAAATCCAAACAAGCTCTCTGTACACTTTTTCATCTCTCTCTGCAAGAGCTCTTGCAACTTTAACAAGAAGTGCGTAATTTATTTTTCTACTTCTCTTCCTCTTGAACAGCTCGTAGAACTCCTCCCTCTTAAGCCCGATTTCTTTTGGTTCCATAACTTCGCCAATTCTAACTCTGAGCTCATTGGGCAGTTCAACGGGAACTCTTTCGATATCAGCTTTCTCAAGGTTCTCAAGAACCCTTTTGAGGAGTCTTCTTGATATTGGACGCCCATGCTCAATGGCAGAACCAAATTTTGTGCCGTAGGTTTCTTCAATGCCCATTCCATAGAAGGTTCTTATCTTCCGGAGCAAGCCCCCGATACCAGGAATAACGTCGATGTTGGTATCTCTTTTTGAGGCTCTTAGCTTTCTGACCAGCTCTTCAAGGCGGGCTTTCTTCTCGGGATGTTCAAACCCAATTTCCCTCGCAAAGTGAATGATGTTTTCACCATATATCCTGAGCTCCCATCTATCGTGTTTAGAAACAACTCTTCTTCCGTTTATCTCACTAACATATCCCTTTCTGTTTCTCTTCCTTAAGTGGGAGACTACACCAAAGCGAAGAAGTGCCAGCTGAATCTTTTTAGCAAGCTTTTCACTTGGGGTATCGAATTCTATGTATGACGACCCTTTATTTCTTAGAACAACCGTTCCGTTACAATCGAAGACTCCCCTAAGATAGGCAGCTAAGACTTCTTTTGGTGCTGCAAAGAGTTCCGGGGGAATATCCACCTTTTCAGACTTTGGTGAAAGTGGAACGCCCAGCTTTTTGAGAAGATGAGCAACTACCTTTGAATGAAAGTGTACTGCCGAAACTCCGTCCCCTTGCGCATTCTCCTTAACCTCTATTCCAAAAAGATACTCAGCGAGTTCCTTGAATTTTCTTCTCATTTCGCTGCTCCTGTTAGAGAATCTCACAGAAACTCCCCCAGCTTGGGATACGTACCCATCTCCCGCAATTAGTCCAGCAAAATAAGCAAACTTCTCATCAAGGAGTTTGGGTATTCTGATTCTTTTTCCATCTTGAAGAGCAACCTCTCTGGGATGAATTGATGAAAGCGGCACTTCTGCAAGCTCAACGAGCTTCTTCAGGTGTTTCATGGTAATATTGCCCCTTGCTCTCTCATTCACCCAGTTATGATTATTCTCGTTTACCCCAAAAATTTTTGCAAGTTCTCTCTTTGTTATGGCTTTTTCTTTTCTTATTTTCTCAATTAACCTTTTTACATCCTCCTTAATCCCATACAAAACGAGCTCATCAAGATCTTGGAGCATTTCGATAACATAAAGCGGTTTCTCTTCAACTTCGATCTTTCTAAGTGTTACCACATAATCCCCTTGCTGAATATCTTCAGATTTCTTCCACTTGAAGCTGCCATCTTTGAACACCAGCAATTGGGTCTCGGGAGTTGTTATAACCTCTTTTCCTGTGTTTGTTTTTAACATGATAAGCTCTCTCGGAGATTTTAGTTTCCACACCTTGCTCATTGGCGATTTCTTGATTTTTCCTTCGCTGAACGAAAAGCTCTCTCCGAGATAGGGGGCGTAATAAATACCCTCGGAGTATTTAATTGCCCCTACGTCTTTAATCCAGTCTTCAGTGAGCTTTCCAAGCTCCCATGTGCCGTTTTCTGTTATTATGAGGGAGTCTGGGGCAACACACAGACCAGCGGCGCTCGAGCTCTTCCCACTGGTATAAATAGCCCTCGGCGCTAAATTCGCCACATAACGGAGTATTTGAGATTTGGCTACTCCAGGGTCTCCTACAAGTAGAACGTGGCTCTCTCCTCTTAGTCTTGTCCCATCTGGAAGTTGCTTCGTGTTCCCCCCAAATAATGCCAGGGCAATTCCGAGTTTTTCCTTTTTCATTCCATAAATGGCGGGAGCAATTGAGTCAACTATTACATCAACGATGTCCTTCCTTTTTGCAAGCTCCTTAATCTTCTGCTCATCCTCCGGAGTTATTTCAAGCTCTTCTATTTCCTTGCTTAACTGTTCCACATAGTTTGCCTCTATTATCTTCCGGAATATTGGTCTCTTATCCTTCTGCTCTAAAACAACTCTCAGAATTCCGGTTATAACCACTCTATCTCCCGGAAGGGCAATATCCACGAGATCGTCAAGCAAAATCACGTCAACAAAACGGGGCATTTGTCCACCCTTAAGGCTCTCAGGCCTGTCTTGGAGTCTAAAACTCTGAAAGTTTAGAAAAGTGCTCTTATCAACGTCAAGCTCAACGTTCCTGCTTCCACAGGCTTCACATTTGTTGGGCCTGATTAAATTCGCATACGGTTTTTGAAGTCTCACCATCTCATGTCCGCAATCTTTGCAGATGTAAACCGCCCTGGAAACGAAGGGCTTTACCTCGGTCATCCTTGTTATTATTCCCTCAACTTGGATGAATTTGTTTATATGCTCACTCCCGAGCTCCTTCACAAGGTAGCTCTTTGGCAGACCATGAAAACGGGCATGAATCAGAAAAGGTTCCTTCCTAAAGAAATCCTCCTGCAGGATTATTTGAAGAGCATCTTCAGCCGCAAGGATAACTTCTTCGGGATTGTCTATAAGCTCTCCAGCGAGTTCGGGATCAAAGGCGTTCAAATGTTCCCAGTTTATTGCAATATATCTCCTAGGAACAACTGTCAGCACATCCCTTATTTCATCTAAATAAACCTTGTTCCCGCTGTCATCGGTATATTCTCTGAGAAACTTCACAAATCTCTCTATCATCTCCCCTTTGTCCATCACTTCTCACCCAACCACTCATTTCTAATTCGAGATATCTGAAGGTATATCCTTTTTTCCTCCAATGAAAGCCTGCTCAGGATCTCCAAGCTCCCGGGTCTGAACATTATCGCGTTGATTATCTTGTTAAAGCGGAGACGCTTGAGATACTGGTATTTCCTCTTTAGATTGGAGAGCTTGGTCATTTTGGCATTTAAAACTTCTACATCCACATCGGTCTTTGCTTTTACATAATTTTCAAGGTAATAAATATAGAACTCAGCCCTTTCATACAGTCCCTCTGGAATTGACGTTATCGGCTCGCTGTTTTTTTCTTCGTTTATAACCTTCTCAAGTTCGCGGATGATTTTCTCACTCTCATCCACAATCTCCACTATACCTCTTTCCCAAAGTTCTTTGGCCTTCCAATCTTCAACTAAGGGAGTATCCCCCGCTTTCCAGCTTCCAAATGATTTTAACACCTTGACCGGAATCAACGCCCTCCCGACCAGCATTACCTTTCACCCTCTCATCGTATAGATTGTTGACGAACTGAAGTTCTTAAGCTTTAGCCCACCGAAGATAAAAATATAAACTCTCCAGCCTGACTATACAGAGGTGGTCGTATGCTGATAGGGATAATGAGCGACACCCATGACAACCTTCCGGCCATAGCAAGGGCTGTTGAGCTTTTCAACAAGGAAAACGTTGATCTTGTACTTCACGCAGGCGAT
The Thermococcus sp. 2319x1 DNA segment above includes these coding regions:
- a CDS encoding LAGLIDADG family homing endonuclease — encoded protein: MDKGEMIERFVKFLREYTDDSGNKVYLDEIRDVLTVVPRRYIAINWEHLNAFDPELAGELIDNPEEVILAAEDALQIILQEDFFRKEPFLIHARFHGLPKSYLVKELGSEHINKFIQVEGIITRMTEVKPFVSRAVYICKDCGHEMVRLQKPYANLIRPNKCEACGSRNVELDVDKSTFLNFQSFRLQDRPESLKGGQMPRFVDVILLDDLVDIALPGDRVVITGILRVVLEQKDKRPIFRKIIEANYVEQLSKEIEELEITPEDEQKIKELAKRKDIVDVIVDSIAPAIYGMKKEKLGIALALFGGNTKQLPDGTRLRGESHVLLVGDPGVAKSQILRYVANLAPRAIYTSGKSSSAAGLCVAPDSLIITENGTWELGKLTEDWIKDVGAIKYSEGIYYAPYLGESFSFSEGKIKKSPMSKVWKLKSPRELIMLKTNTGKEVITTPETQLLVFKDGSFKWKKSEDIQQGDYVVTLRKIEVEEKPLYVIEMLQDLDELVLYGIKEDVKRLIEKIRKEKAITKRELAKIFGVNENNHNWVNERARGNITMKHLKKLVELAEVPLSSIHPREVALQDGKRIRIPKLLDEKFAYFAGLIAGDGYVSQAGGVSVRFSNRSSEMRRKFKELAEYLFGIEVKENAQGDGVSAVHFHSKVVAHLLKKLGVPLSPKSEKVDIPPELFAAPKEVLAAYLRGVFDCNGTVVLRNKGSSYIEFDTPSEKLAKKIQLALLRFGVVSHLRKRNRKGYVSEINGRRVVSKHDRWELRIYGENIIHFAREIGFEHPEKKARLEELVRKLRASKRDTNIDVIPGIGGLLRKIRTFYGMGIEETYGTKFGSAIEHGRPISRRLLKRVLENLEKADIERVPVELPNELRVRIGEVMEPKEIGLKREEFYELFKRKRSRKINYALLVKVARALAERDEKVYRELVWILSDVTAEEIEIREKIEFLRKLANSELLFERVRESKRIKSLYEYVYDITVEGSHSFIANGFVVHNTAAAVRDELTGSWVLEAGVLVLADMGIALIDEIDKMSDRDRSSIHEALEQQTVSISKAGITATLNARTTVIAAANPKYGRFNRMKSLPEQVDLPPTLLSRFDLIFVLLDEPDEKLDSEIAEHILKVRKGEAEAVAPKIPHELLKKYIAYARKNIKPVLSKEAMEEIKRYYVKMRRTIGRGGNEEGIKPIPITARQLEALIRLSEAHAKMRLSEIVTKEDARAAIELMEYTLRKTAMDEEGNIDVSILEVGKSSKKINKMDRILSIIKELQELEDYGAPKEEIIKEASKYGIGKSEVEKILEELKANSMIYEPRSGYYKVL